GCCCATTGTGAGCTGAACCATGACAATGCTTTTGAATTAACGATTGCCGTGTTATTGTCTGCTCAATGCTCCGATCAGATGGTCAATAAAGTAACGGCAGACCTGTTTCATAAATACAAGTCACCTGAGGATTATTTGGCTGTTCCTCTTGAGGAACTGGAGCAGGATATTCGTAGAATCGGCTTGTACCGAAACAAGGCCAAGCATATTCATAACCTCTGCCGGATTTTAATAGACCAGTACGGGGGAGAGATACCTTCGGAGCATGATCAACTGGTCAAGCTACCCGGTGTTGGCCGCAAGACGGCTAATGTCGTAGTATCTACTGCCTTTGATGTACCAGCTATTGCGGTAGATACGCATGTAGAGCGCGTTTCCAAACGGCTCGGATTTGCCGGGTGGGATGATTCAGTGCTTGAGGTGGAAAAAAAGCTGATGAAAAGGGTACCTAGGGATGAATGGTCTGTGACCCATCACCGGCTCATTTTTTTCGGGCGTTACCATTGCAAAGCTCAAAACCCTCAATGTCAGGTATGTCCATTGCTGGATGTGTGCAGGGAAGGCAAGAAACGTATGAAAACGTCTCTTATCAGAAAAGATAAGAAACGTAGAGCTTAAAGACCCGAAAGACCTATAAAGGTAATAGAGGGTTTAACCATTTATGTGTAGAAAAGGATGAAGAGTAATGAAGTGCATTTCGGTATATACAGATAATTTTGAGGCGTTCTCCGATATTTTTGAGCAAATTGTAACAACAGAGTTTGCTGAAAACGAAGAGCGCGAGCTAGAGGGAATCACAGTTAGTCATTCTGGTGATGTACCCGAGCATTACTTGGAGCGTATGTCACAAAAGCCAGAAGTGGTTGTAATGAAGGATAAATCCCGTGGGATTACGATTTTACAGCATGGTCAAGTATTTGAAATTTTGCTGCCAGTGCTTGAGACTGCAGCTAATTAAGTGCAATTTGCGGACGACATGCGTTGCATGTTCCGGTGTAGGCGGCTCGGCTGGTCTAACCAGCCTGTAGGCGCATATTAACACAAACCTTGAAGAACGTCATAAAACGCTGGATATGGACGATTTCACATGTTTAAATATGAAATCTTCAATTACATTTTCAGAGGAGTTTCTTAAATGAGCATTTATGATTATTCAGCCATTGCGATGAACGGCAAGGAGATTGTCCTTAGTGATTATAAAGATAAAGTAGTGTTGATTGTAAATACGGCCAGCCAGTGCGGATTTACATTTCAATATCAGGATTTGCAGCGTCTATATGATCAATTTAAGGATAGAGGCTTGGTGATTCTCGGTTTTCCATGCAATCAATTTGCCGATCAAGAGCCGGATTCCAATGAAAGTGTGCAAACATTTTGTACTCTGAATTATGGTGTCGCGTTCCCTATGTTTCAAAAGGTGAATGTACGTGATGAGCAGGCTCACCCGTTGTTTACATATCTTGCTTCGTCGTTGCCCTTTGAGGGCTTTGATGAAACGCATTCGGTTGCCAAAATACTTATTCCTTTAATTCATGAGCGTCATCCTGAGTACTTACCAGGAGATTCGATCAAATGGAATTTCACGAAATTCCTGATTGATCGGAACGGGAAAGTGATCAAACGATTTGAAGCAACGACTGACCCTCTGGATATGGAAGAATATATTGAAGCATTACTGTAATGATCTGTTTTGGATATTATTAATAAACTTATGGTTTCCATTTACAAGAACAGCGTTCCCGAAAGCCAGGTACAGGCAGGGAGCGCTTTTTTAGTTTTTTTAATGTGATGATTCTCACAGTGGCTTAGGAATGCTACAATATAGCTATTTGGTGCAGATAAGACAAGGAGTGAAACCGTAGCTTATGATGCAAACGATTACAGGAGACGCAGAAAAGTGGTTGAATACGATAGAACAGATACAGAATACCTTTCGTAAAGCGGGGGATGAAGCGGGAGCGAAGGCAGTAGGGGATTTGCTGGAAAAAGCGCATGCACAAGAGCTGACCATTGCCTTTTGCGGACACTTTTCAGCAGGTAAATCGAGCTTGATTAACAGCCTGTGCGGTAAAACCGTGCTGCCATCTGGACCGGTACCTACGAGTGCTAATGTAGTGTCCATCCGTCATGGACGTTCGAGAGCGCTTATTCATCCAGCCCGATCGGCAGAAAACCCGGAGCCGGAAATCGTGGAAGCTTCCCTATCTGAGCTTGCTGAGTATTGTAAAAATGGTGGGGCCTATGAATCCGTTGAAGTATGGGAGGATATCCCGATATTATCTGGCGGAGGAGTGCTGCTGGATACCCCCGGCGTAGATTCCACAGACCACGGACACGCGATGGCGACGCATTCAGCTTTACATTGGGCTGATATTGTTTTTTATGTGATGGACTACAATCATGTCCAATCTGAAAACAATTTGTCCTTTGCCAAAAGTTTGTCGGATTGGGGCAAGCCGTTATATTTGATCATCAATCAAATCGATAAGCACCGAGAGCGGGAGCTATCATTTTCACGTTATCGTAATGAGGTGGAAAGCAGCTTTCATGCTTGGCAGGTACATTACACGGACATCCTGTTTACTTCCTTGAAGGAGCAAAATCACCCCTGGAACCAGTGGGAACAGTTGACGTGCTTAATTCCGAAATTGCTGGAGCGCAAAACAGAGCTTTTGGCTTATAGTTTAGTGTCCTCTATGCACCATTTGGTAGATCAGCATGTGGAGACAGTGCAGGCTACTGAAGAAGAGGAACTGAACGTACTGCTCAAAGAAGCAGGTGGAGAAGAAGCCATTTTGCGCCTGGACATAGAGCAGAAAACCTTGCAGCAAGAAGATGAACACTGGAGGATGCTTCCAGAACAGGAGCATAAACGGCTGCGTCAAGAGCTGGATCATCTATTAGAACACGCTCACCTCACGCCTGCGGAGCTACGTGAAGCGGCTGGCGAATATTTAGAGAGCCGTAAGCCGGGCTTTAAAACAGGGTTATGGTTTGCCGGAGGCAAGACAGAGCGAGAAAAGGAGCGCCGTTTGGATCGGCTGGCAGAGATGCTGGCTGATCAGGTGGAGGGACAGCTGTTGCCACATGTGCGTGAGTTACTGAGGTCATGGGGAGAAGGTCAAGGTTTGTGGACCGCCGCGATGGAGCAGGAGCTGGATGACATCCGCCCTGTAATGGATCGGCAACTGGTAGAGCAGACAGTAAAGGAAAATGCTTTGTCTCCTGAGTACACGTTGAACTATTGCAAGGACCTACGCGCTGCTGTGACCGCTGATTGCCGCCGTAAGGCGTTGGCGCTGGTAGACCGCCTGCTGGCCCAGCTTGCGGTTCGGGTCAACTCCCACCGTGAGGCTCTCGCGGATGCGCGCACAGCGTTGCTGGCGCAGGCGGACGCGGCGAGCCGCTACAGCACTCGCGTGCAAGCCTCAGCTTCGCACGCCAACCTGCTGCGTAGCTTGCTGCCGCAGGCTTCCGCGCCTGGCGGGTTGCCCCGGGTGGGCACGCCTGCTCCTGCGGCTGAGACCGCCGCTGCTGCCCCGACAGATACGGCATCAACTGGTGCCGTGCGTCCAGACATTGCTGGCTCGCGCAACGGATCGGTGCAGTCACAAGCAAGCACGACGACAGCGCGGTCTGCCGCCGGGGGCCGCCGTACGCGACTGGATGCAGCAGCGACACGATTGAAGGCCGCCGCTGCATTAATAAGCCCGTACCCTGCCATGCAGGCGGCTGTTCGGGATTTGCATGCGCGTGCCGCCGCACTGGAGGACGGGCGCTTTACATTGGCGCTATTCGGAGCGTTCAGCGCCGGGAAGTCCAGCTTTGCCAACGCTTTGTTGGGCGAAGCGGTGTTGCCCGTATCGCCGCATCCGACGACAGCAGCGATTAACCGCATTATGGCGCCTACAAGTCATGAGCGCCATGCCACGGCTGACGTCCACATGAAATCAGTGGACGCATTACGGGAAGATCTTAAATACTCTTTTCGGTTATTAGGATTGGGAGAGCCAGCGTCCGTGGGCTGGCAAGAAGCCGTAAATGCATTATCACCGGAAGGCATTCATCCTGCGGGAAGGCCTCATTACAGCTTTTTGAAGGCTGCTGCGGCTGGATGGAAAGAAGCTGAAAGCTTGCTAGGGCAACAGCTTCAGGTGAATTTAGAACAGTATCGGGATTTTGTCGCATCCGAGCGTAAATCATGCTTCGTAGAGCATATAGACCTTTACTATGATTGTGCTTTGACTCGTCAAGGCATCGTGCTAGTAGATACGCCAGGTGCCGATTCTGTGAATGCGCGGCACACGGGCGTGACCTTCAATTATATGAAGCATGCAGACGCCCTTGTATTTGTGACATATTATAATCATGCGTTTACACAAGGGGACCGACAGTTCTTGAATCAATTGGGCCGAGTCAAAGAGACATTGGCGCTGGATCAGACATTTTTTATCGTCAACGCATCCGATTTGGCTTCTTCTGAGGAAGAACTACATTCTGTGACTCAGCATGTACAGGAACAACTTCAAGCCAATGGAATCCGCAAGCCGCGTATTTATCCGCTTTCCAGCATGCTGGCGTTGGAAGCAGCCGAACAGGGAGAAGCCTCGCTGCGTTCAGCCTCACGGTTTGATGCGTTTGAGAATGATTTTTCGGCATTTGCAGCCGAAGAGCTGGCAGGTTTGTCCATTGCAGCTGCTATGCAGGAGCTGGGACGGCTGCGGAACCGAATAGAACAACATGCTGCTGATGCTCGGTACAGCGCTGAAGAGCGAGAGATCCGAATAGAGCAATTAAATCGAATCCGTAGGGAGCTGGAGGAGGTGCTCCTTGGTTCGACTGGTAGCAATGGTGGATCTGTGTTGTCGGACGAAACCGATGAACTGCTGTATCATGTACGTCAAAGGTTAGCCTACCGAACGGGTGAATTTATGGCAGAAGCGTTTCATCCATCTGTTTTGCGTGAAGGAGTAGGTGATCTTCGTTCGGCTTTTGCATCTTGTGGTCGTGAACTGCTGCGATTGATCGAACTGGAGCTGTCTCAGGAATTGCTAGCAACCACACTCAGACTGGAAAAAACCGGGCAAGCTTTAGTGCGTAAGGCTATACAACAGTGCGTAGATCACATGAACCGTCAGCTGAATGGATTAGATTGTACAGTTCCTGAATTCAGAGAATGGGCTGTTCCCGAGCTGATGGGTATTTCCTTGCAGGAGTCCATTCAGTGGAAGGATTATTGGAATAGCTTTAAAAATCCAAAGCTATTTTTCGAAGGGACGGGTCGTGCGAATTTACAAACTAGACTGGAGCCCATATTACGCCAGCTAATCGGGGAAGCTGTGGATCAGCAGCGAGTACGATTGTCTTCTTTTTACGTTGCTATGATGCAAGAGGAACAAACGTGGCAGAAAGCACAGCTACGAGAGCAAATGCTGGAGACAATTCGTGGCATGGAGCACGCACTTAAGGGCGGTGAGAAGCCACAAGTTTGGGAAGAGCTTGCTGATCAGCTTGAGAATTTAGAGTCCATATAAATATGTTCACGGTTGCTTTAAGGTCAGGACACCGGGTTGCGGGACAATCCGGTGTTTTAAGCATACTTCAAAAAGAAAGGAAAACTGAGGAAATAGCCATATTCAATGATAAGAAAGCGATTTAATTTGTCTAATCACCTACCAATTGCGAACCTGCCTGAAAACGGCCCGTTATCCTCTTTGCCGCCTTGGAACACGGATGGTAAACTTCACTAAGCCATATAACAACGTCGTGCAACTAATGGAGGGACTTGACATGGAAGTGCTCAGGCAACTGCAAGTTTTTTTTCGAGAGAGGAGACATTATCTATTTCTTTCCATTCTATGCCTTGCGATAGCGACGGCCCTTGGACTGGTGTATCCGAACCTGCTCCAACGGCTCATTGATAACGCTATCATTCCCGGTGACTTCGAGAAAGTTCCGGTTCTGGCTCTGACTGTACTGGGAGTCGTGATCATCAAAGGGTTTATGCAATTTTTACATGGTTTTTTTGGTGGACGGCTAGGTAACTACTTGGCGTATCGACTTCGCAATGCCTGTTACGAAAAGCTGCAATTTTTGTCCTTCAGATATTATGACACTGCCAAAACGGGGGATCTTATGTCCCGTCTGACGGGGGATTTGGAGGCGATCCGCAACTTTATCGGGTTTGGTTTTGCCCAGCTCCTCAATGTGCTACTGATGGTCGTATTCGGCTCTATCATGATGCTGTATATTAATTGGCAGCTCACCCTCTTTACGATGATCAGCATGCCATTGCTACTCTTCGTCACATTCAAATTTGAATCACGGATTCATCCCACCTTTCAGGAAATGCGAATTGCTCTCAGCGCCCTGACAACAGCGGTACAAGAAAATATTACAGGTGTGCGAACCGTTAAATCTTTTGCTCGCGAATCCTATGAAGTTGAAAAATTCTCCGTACGTAATGAGCAGTACAAGAGCAACCAGATTCAGGCTGCTTCCTTATGGAGTCGATTTTTCCCCGCGATGGAACTGATTGCCTCGGTCAGTGTGGTTCTTCTCCTGGGCATGGGTGGATATCTGGTTATACAGAAGTCAATGACCTTGGGGCAACTCGTCGCCTTCTTTAGCTTAATTTGGTATATTATCGGTCCCATCTGGAGCATTGGCTTTCATATCAATAACTATACGCAGTCCAAAGCTTCCGGTGAAAGGGTTTTGGAGTTGCTAAACCAGTCTGTAGATGTAACTGATGAAGCTAATGCACTTACACTCAACGCCGATCAGGTGAAGGGACATGTGACGTTTGAACATGTTACCTTTGCTTACGGAAATAAGCTACCTGCTGTTGTTGACATCAATCTGGATGCGCCACCGGGATCGGTCATTGGGATTTTAGGAGGAACAGGGTCCGGGAAGTCGACCATAATTCAACTACTCATGCGAGCTTATAATGTGAATGCAGGCAGCATCAAACTGGATGGTACGGATATACGTCATTTGAAAATTCGTGATTTACGTGCTCAAATTTCTTCCGTGTTTCAGGAGACGTTTCTGTTCTCGTCCTCCATACGCAACAATATTGCATATGGATTAAGTCATGTCAGTATGGATGACATCATACGCGTTTCCAAGCTGGCTCAGGCGCATGAATTCATCACTGAATTACCGCTGGGCTACGATACTGTTGTTGGTGAACGTGGTTTGGGACTGTCTGGAGGGCAAAAACAACGGATCGCCATTGCGCGTGCACTACTCAAAAATCCAAAAATTCTGGTTCTGGATGATGCTACCAGTGCGGTCGACATGGAGACGGAGCATGAAATTCAGTCCGGTTTTCAAGAGGTTATGCGTGGACGCACAACGTTTATTATAGCTCACCGAATCTCCTCGCTTCGTCATGCCAATGAAATTGTGGTGCTTGAGGAAGGACGAATCGTCCAACGTGGAACACATGAACAGCTCATTGCTACTCCAGGTCCATACCAAGATGTGTATCATATTCAATACGCCGATTACATAGCGGAGGCTCCAGGCGGTGTATCCGAAGGACAGGTGAGACCATGAATATTCCAGTAGAAAAAGCCAAACCGTTAAAGAAGCCGACCAATGAGCGCTTTGTCTATCAAGATGATGAGGTTATTGATAAACCGTTTAACTGGGCGGAATTCAAACGTTTGCTAGCATACATGAAACCTTATGCCCGTCAGATTCTGCCGATTCTTCTGGTCATGATGATTCTAGGCACGATTACTAAGCTGACGGTTCCATATTTGATCAGTCTGGCCATTGACAAGGCCATTGCTCCTGCATCGCCTGCACTACCTAGCGTAAAGTTATTGTTGCTCATCACGGGTGCCGTGCTCTTGTTATATTTAATCCAATGGGCAGCCAGCACGTACCGTATTAAATTCACCAATATTATTGGTCAGCGGGTTATTTACGATTTGCGTGAAGATTTGTTCAAGCATATTCAGAAGCTTTCCTTCAACTTTTTTGATAAAAGACCAGCAGGTTCTGTATTAGTACGTGTAACGAATGACATTAACTCGCTACAGGATTTATTTACGAATGGTGCAGTGAACGTCCTGATTGACTGCGTACAGCTTTTCGGAATTATTGTCATTTTGCTGCTTATTAACTGGAAGCTCGGTTTGGCAGTGATTGTGACTGTTCCGATCATGTTTTTGATTTCGACCAAGCTGCGAGTACGCATCCGTCGCGCCTGGCAAGAAGTACGCATGAAGAACTCGCGTATCAATTCTCATTTGAATGAATCTATTCAGGGAATTCGTGTGACACAAGCGTATACGCAGGAGCAGGAAAACATGGCTTATTTCGACGATATGAACAGCTCCAGTAAAAAATCGTGGGATAAGGCTTCTGCCATGAATCAGGTCTTTGGCCCACTTATTGATATTACCGGAGGATTAGGTACGCTTGTGCTGTTTTGGTTTGGAGCGCATTTAATTCAGACAGATCAGCTGACGGTGGGGTTGCTGGTTGCATTTGCTAACTATGTAGGGAACTTTTGGGAGCCGATTAATCGGCTAGGTCAAATGTATAATCAGCTACTGGTTGCGATGGCTTCGTCAGAAAGAATTTTTGAATTCATGGATGAACAGCCGAATATTGCAAACAAACCAGGAGCAAAAGCCTTGCCGCCTATTCGGGGTGATATTCAATTTGATAAAGTTATTTTTGAATATGAAAAGGGACGTCAGGCGCTTAAAGGTATTAATCTCTCTGTCAAGGCAGGTCAATCTATAGCGCTTGTAGGTCATACTGGATCAGGTAAAAGTACAATTATTAATTTGCTCAGCCGTTTTTATGACATTACGTCAGGGCGACTTACTATTGACGGTTATGATGTGCGAGATGTCACAGTGGAGAGCTTACGCAGCCAGATTAGCATCGTGCTTCAGGATACATTTATTTTTTCGGGAACGATACGTGATAATATCCGATTTGGCCGTTTGGATGCAACGGATGAGGAGATTGAAGCGGCTGCGAAGGCGGTCAATGCTCATGAATTTATTGTTCATTTGCCAGCTGGCTATGAAACAGAGGTAGAGGAGCGTGGGGGGATGCTGTCCATGGGTCAGCGCCAGCTCTTATCCTTTGCCCGTGCCTTACTGGCTAATCCGCGAATTCTTATTCTGGATGAGGCCACAGCCAGCATTGATACGGAAACGGAGTTGAAAATTCAGGAGGCCCTTCAGGTTCTATTGGAAGGCAGAACTTCTTTTATGGTCGCTCACCGTTTGTCCACCATCCGGAATGCTGATCATATCGTTGTACTGGACCATGGGGAGATCCAAGAAAGTGGTAATCATGAACAATTGATGAAAAAACATGGAATATATCGGGGGCTGGTGGAAGCACAGTTCAGATTTTTGTAAAAAAAAGATCAAAAAATCGCGTTTTTTGTAAATTAAAATGCCGAGCACTATTGCATTCTTGGAGCTAAACCCTGAAAATAAAGATGAAAAGAGATCAGAGCAATATCGTCAGAGGGGGAAGAGTTCAAGATGTGGGGTGCTCCTTTTTCTGCCAAGGCTAAGAAGATGCTACTGCTGGGTAGCGGCGAATTGGGAAAAGAAGTCATTATTGAAGCTCAGCGGCTTGGCGTGGAATGTATTGCTGTAGATCGCTATGAGCTGGCTCCAGCAATGCAGGTGGCCCATCGCTCTCACTGTCTGGATATGCAGGATGCTGAGGCGTTGAAGGCACTAATTCGCAAGGAACAGCCCGACATAATTGTACCTGAAATCGAAGCTATTGCTACGGGTGCTTTGGAAGAATTAGAGCAAGAGGGATTTCACGTAGTACCAACGGCACGGGCCGCTCGTCTTACGATGGACCGTGAGGGTATCCGCAGGTTGGCTGCCGAGAAATTACAGCTTCCGACTGCTGCCTACCGTTTTGCAGATCATTTTGAGCAGTTACGGTCGGCGGTTCAAGAGCTGGGCACGCCATGCGTGGTCAAACCCTTAATGAGTTCGTCGGGTAAAGGGCAGTCTGTATGCCGGACACTCGAAGACGCAGAATCCTGCTGGAATACGGCGCTGGAAGGCGCACGTGCCAAAACGACACGTGTCATTGTTGAAGCTTTTGTCCCGTTTGAGAGCGAAATCACCTTATTGACCGTCAGATCGGAATCAGGCACGACTTTTTGCCCACCGATTGGCCACATTCAAAAAGATGGGGATTATGTCGAATCCTGGCAGCCTCATGGCATGACGGACAAGCAGCTTTCGGAGGCGCAGGACATTGCCCGTACGATTACGGATGAACTGGGTGGTTACGGATTATTTGGCGTAGAGCTGTTTTTAACGGCTGATAGCGTCATATTCAGTGAAGTATCCCCGCGTCCGCATGATACAGGTATGGTGACCATGATTACGCAGGATTTGTCTGAATTTGCGCTTCATGTACGGGCAATTCTCGGATTCCCGGTGCCATCCGTCACGCTGCTTACACCAGGAGCTTCAGCTACCTTAAAGGCAGAAGTGGCTACGCGCGATTTCGCAATAAGCGGTCTGCATGATGCACTATTGCTACCCCGGACACAGGTGCGAGTGTTCGGGAAGCCTGAAACCAAGCCGGGACGCCGGATGGCTGTAGCGCTTAGCGCTGCAGAAGATGTGGAAACAGCACGGAAGACAGCCAAAGAAGCTGCCAATATGCTGAAAGTGGAGGTAAATCATGTCTAACAGTGTGATGATTCCAGTACTGACAATTCGTTCCGTAGAGCTTGGCGATTGTGAAGCCGTAACTGGACTACTCAGAGAAGTCGGATACCCGATGACTTGTGGTGTTATGAAAGAAGTTATGGGAACAGCGCAGGAGGACAGTCAAGCGAATATGATGGTTGCAGAAATGGATGGTCGTGTAGTCGGAGTAATCGGCATGCATACGGCTCAAAGCCTGGCCTATCCTGATCCTGCTGTACAAATCACCATGCTGGTCGTGAGCGGGGAGTATCGCGGCGAAGGCATTGGCAAGCGGTTGGTTGCTTGTGGTGAGGAGTGGGGGCGTGCGCAAGGATGCTATCATTTATTCATTACTGGAGCGAATAACCGCATCAAACAAGTAGAGGCCCGTGCTTTCTACAACCGAATCGGCTTTGAGAAGCAAGGCTACCGTTTCAGCAAAAAGCTTAGATAATCAGCTTGCAACAAACAATCTAATACTTAAAGCCTCACTATTTTTAACTTCGTCCTGTTCGCCATTGTCGAGCAGGACTATTTTTTTTCCAACTTTTATACCATTGATGATGTTATAAAACATGATATACTGCTAGAGTAAAGATTACAAAGTTGTAACCTGAGACGTTCACACCAAGGCACTTATACAACAAGGAGATGACGAAATGAAGAATATGTTGAAAAAAACACTGGTGATGGGAAGCCTAAGCGCCATTTTATCCGCAGGATTCATCGTTCCGGCATCAGCTTCACCAGCTGACGATTTATCTGCCCAATTACAACAGTGGTTTCAAAATAACGGATACACAGTCAATATGTCCAACGGGACGACGACAATAACAAAGACGGTCATTAAGGATTATTCTGAAAAGGACAAGGCTAAAACAAAAACAGCAAATCCTTCTTCTGGCAAGCAAACGACGAATCAGGGTAACCAAAAGGCTTCAAAGTCTGTTACCAAGCAACAGACCCAAACACAAAACACCAACTCAGGTGCAGGTCAGTCTACAGATTCTAATGCACAACTCAGCAAGTCTCAATTTGCAGCTGAGGTTGTAAAGCTTGTAAACAACGAGCGCAGTCAAAAAGGTCTGAAGCCCCTCACATCTAATGCGAAGCTTACAGAAGTAGCCTTAGCGAAGGCGAAGGACATGAGCACGAACAATTACTTTTCCCATACATCTCCGACTTACGGTTCACCCTTTGATATGATGAAAAAATTCGGTGTAACTTATACGTATGCGGGTGAGAATATTGCAATGGGACAAAAAACACCACAAGAAGTGATGAAGGCCTGGATGAATAGCCAGGGACATCGTGAAAATATCTTGAAGGCAGAATATACACAAATCGGTGTGGCTTACTACAATGGATATTGGGTACAAGAGTTCACACG
This window of the Paenibacillus polymyxa genome carries:
- a CDS encoding GNAT family N-acetyltransferase, whose translation is MSNSVMIPVLTIRSVELGDCEAVTGLLREVGYPMTCGVMKEVMGTAQEDSQANMMVAEMDGRVVGVIGMHTAQSLAYPDPAVQITMLVVSGEYRGEGIGKRLVACGEEWGRAQGCYHLFITGANNRIKQVEARAFYNRIGFEKQGYRFSKKLR
- a CDS encoding glutathione peroxidase; translation: MSIYDYSAIAMNGKEIVLSDYKDKVVLIVNTASQCGFTFQYQDLQRLYDQFKDRGLVILGFPCNQFADQEPDSNESVQTFCTLNYGVAFPMFQKVNVRDEQAHPLFTYLASSLPFEGFDETHSVAKILIPLIHERHPEYLPGDSIKWNFTKFLIDRNGKVIKRFEATTDPLDMEEYIEALL
- a CDS encoding ABC transporter ATP-binding protein; the protein is MNIPVEKAKPLKKPTNERFVYQDDEVIDKPFNWAEFKRLLAYMKPYARQILPILLVMMILGTITKLTVPYLISLAIDKAIAPASPALPSVKLLLLITGAVLLLYLIQWAASTYRIKFTNIIGQRVIYDLREDLFKHIQKLSFNFFDKRPAGSVLVRVTNDINSLQDLFTNGAVNVLIDCVQLFGIIVILLLINWKLGLAVIVTVPIMFLISTKLRVRIRRAWQEVRMKNSRINSHLNESIQGIRVTQAYTQEQENMAYFDDMNSSSKKSWDKASAMNQVFGPLIDITGGLGTLVLFWFGAHLIQTDQLTVGLLVAFANYVGNFWEPINRLGQMYNQLLVAMASSERIFEFMDEQPNIANKPGAKALPPIRGDIQFDKVIFEYEKGRQALKGINLSVKAGQSIALVGHTGSGKSTIINLLSRFYDITSGRLTIDGYDVRDVTVESLRSQISIVLQDTFIFSGTIRDNIRFGRLDATDEEIEAAAKAVNAHEFIVHLPAGYETEVEERGGMLSMGQRQLLSFARALLANPRILILDEATASIDTETELKIQEALQVLLEGRTSFMVAHRLSTIRNADHIVVLDHGEIQESGNHEQLMKKHGIYRGLVEAQFRFL
- the nth gene encoding endonuclease III, which encodes MNAATARHILDTIGTMFPDAHCELNHDNAFELTIAVLLSAQCSDQMVNKVTADLFHKYKSPEDYLAVPLEELEQDIRRIGLYRNKAKHIHNLCRILIDQYGGEIPSEHDQLVKLPGVGRKTANVVVSTAFDVPAIAVDTHVERVSKRLGFAGWDDSVLEVEKKLMKRVPRDEWSVTHHRLIFFGRYHCKAQNPQCQVCPLLDVCREGKKRMKTSLIRKDKKRRA
- the purT gene encoding formate-dependent phosphoribosylglycinamide formyltransferase, translated to MWGAPFSAKAKKMLLLGSGELGKEVIIEAQRLGVECIAVDRYELAPAMQVAHRSHCLDMQDAEALKALIRKEQPDIIVPEIEAIATGALEELEQEGFHVVPTARAARLTMDREGIRRLAAEKLQLPTAAYRFADHFEQLRSAVQELGTPCVVKPLMSSSGKGQSVCRTLEDAESCWNTALEGARAKTTRVIVEAFVPFESEITLLTVRSESGTTFCPPIGHIQKDGDYVESWQPHGMTDKQLSEAQDIARTITDELGGYGLFGVELFLTADSVIFSEVSPRPHDTGMVTMITQDLSEFALHVRAILGFPVPSVTLLTPGASATLKAEVATRDFAISGLHDALLLPRTQVRVFGKPETKPGRRMAVALSAAEDVETARKTAKEAANMLKVEVNHV
- a CDS encoding ABC transporter ATP-binding protein, which codes for MEVLRQLQVFFRERRHYLFLSILCLAIATALGLVYPNLLQRLIDNAIIPGDFEKVPVLALTVLGVVIIKGFMQFLHGFFGGRLGNYLAYRLRNACYEKLQFLSFRYYDTAKTGDLMSRLTGDLEAIRNFIGFGFAQLLNVLLMVVFGSIMMLYINWQLTLFTMISMPLLLFVTFKFESRIHPTFQEMRIALSALTTAVQENITGVRTVKSFARESYEVEKFSVRNEQYKSNQIQAASLWSRFFPAMELIASVSVVLLLGMGGYLVIQKSMTLGQLVAFFSLIWYIIGPIWSIGFHINNYTQSKASGERVLELLNQSVDVTDEANALTLNADQVKGHVTFEHVTFAYGNKLPAVVDINLDAPPGSVIGILGGTGSGKSTIIQLLMRAYNVNAGSIKLDGTDIRHLKIRDLRAQISSVFQETFLFSSSIRNNIAYGLSHVSMDDIIRVSKLAQAHEFITELPLGYDTVVGERGLGLSGGQKQRIAIARALLKNPKILVLDDATSAVDMETEHEIQSGFQEVMRGRTTFIIAHRISSLRHANEIVVLEEGRIVQRGTHEQLIATPGPYQDVYHIQYADYIAEAPGGVSEGQVRP
- a CDS encoding dynamin family protein, with product MMQTITGDAEKWLNTIEQIQNTFRKAGDEAGAKAVGDLLEKAHAQELTIAFCGHFSAGKSSLINSLCGKTVLPSGPVPTSANVVSIRHGRSRALIHPARSAENPEPEIVEASLSELAEYCKNGGAYESVEVWEDIPILSGGGVLLDTPGVDSTDHGHAMATHSALHWADIVFYVMDYNHVQSENNLSFAKSLSDWGKPLYLIINQIDKHRERELSFSRYRNEVESSFHAWQVHYTDILFTSLKEQNHPWNQWEQLTCLIPKLLERKTELLAYSLVSSMHHLVDQHVETVQATEEEELNVLLKEAGGEEAILRLDIEQKTLQQEDEHWRMLPEQEHKRLRQELDHLLEHAHLTPAELREAAGEYLESRKPGFKTGLWFAGGKTEREKERRLDRLAEMLADQVEGQLLPHVRELLRSWGEGQGLWTAAMEQELDDIRPVMDRQLVEQTVKENALSPEYTLNYCKDLRAAVTADCRRKALALVDRLLAQLAVRVNSHREALADARTALLAQADAASRYSTRVQASASHANLLRSLLPQASAPGGLPRVGTPAPAAETAAAAPTDTASTGAVRPDIAGSRNGSVQSQASTTTARSAAGGRRTRLDAAATRLKAAAALISPYPAMQAAVRDLHARAAALEDGRFTLALFGAFSAGKSSFANALLGEAVLPVSPHPTTAAINRIMAPTSHERHATADVHMKSVDALREDLKYSFRLLGLGEPASVGWQEAVNALSPEGIHPAGRPHYSFLKAAAAGWKEAESLLGQQLQVNLEQYRDFVASERKSCFVEHIDLYYDCALTRQGIVLVDTPGADSVNARHTGVTFNYMKHADALVFVTYYNHAFTQGDRQFLNQLGRVKETLALDQTFFIVNASDLASSEEELHSVTQHVQEQLQANGIRKPRIYPLSSMLALEAAEQGEASLRSASRFDAFENDFSAFAAEELAGLSIAAAMQELGRLRNRIEQHAADARYSAEEREIRIEQLNRIRRELEEVLLGSTGSNGGSVLSDETDELLYHVRQRLAYRTGEFMAEAFHPSVLREGVGDLRSAFASCGRELLRLIELELSQELLATTLRLEKTGQALVRKAIQQCVDHMNRQLNGLDCTVPEFREWAVPELMGISLQESIQWKDYWNSFKNPKLFFEGTGRANLQTRLEPILRQLIGEAVDQQRVRLSSFYVAMMQEEQTWQKAQLREQMLETIRGMEHALKGGEKPQVWEELADQLENLESI